The proteins below come from a single Halostagnicola larsenii XH-48 genomic window:
- the nrfD gene encoding NrfD/PsrC family molybdoenzyme membrane anchor subunit, with translation MSTKTPSEEDILRPINTFTRKYVVLYGVSALALGAFLVAWAYQLQQGLIVTGLGDWGSGGGSTWGLYIGAFIWWVGIAHGGIILSAAVRLLGMDRYLPVARLAEMLTLAGLSAAGFYILVHMGRPDRMVTSVLGHFHITVNNSPLVWDVTVITAYFVMTATYLGLTLRYDIHRLRDQLPDYLEPVYKMMTLGYTEKEDEVIEQMVWWLALAVIIMAPLLLHGGVIPWLFSVLPAMPAWTGAVQGPQFLTIALTSAISGVILIAYAFRRAYDWEHIFTDDIFRGLLLWLGFFCLLFLWLQVQQVVNGSFLGPSVNSAATDAKIGHPVYLVSMGLVSATLAYIFAQAIRPSLFSKPRAIVAGLAVLTGTFLEKLLFVVEGFLHPTFHIYAATPGEYFPSVIEWLSLVGTIGMVVLFFLSLSKMVPVVELHAIEHLNEDHEHDEPTAATEQEVKA, from the coding sequence ATGAGCACCAAGACGCCCTCAGAAGAGGACATCCTTCGACCGATCAATACGTTCACGAGGAAGTACGTCGTCCTGTACGGCGTCTCAGCGCTCGCGCTCGGTGCCTTTCTCGTCGCGTGGGCGTATCAGCTCCAGCAGGGACTGATCGTCACCGGCCTCGGCGACTGGGGCTCCGGTGGCGGCTCCACCTGGGGACTGTACATCGGCGCGTTCATCTGGTGGGTCGGGATCGCACACGGCGGGATCATCCTCTCGGCCGCCGTTCGACTCCTCGGTATGGACCGGTATCTGCCGGTCGCCCGCCTCGCAGAAATGCTGACCCTCGCCGGCCTCTCGGCCGCGGGATTCTACATTCTGGTTCACATGGGTCGTCCGGACCGGATGGTCACGAGCGTCCTCGGTCACTTCCACATCACGGTCAACAACTCGCCGCTCGTGTGGGACGTGACTGTCATCACGGCCTACTTCGTGATGACGGCGACCTACCTCGGATTGACGCTTCGATACGACATTCACCGACTCCGCGATCAGTTACCTGATTACCTCGAACCGGTGTACAAGATGATGACGCTCGGCTACACGGAGAAAGAAGACGAGGTCATCGAACAGATGGTCTGGTGGCTCGCACTGGCGGTCATCATCATGGCACCACTCTTGCTTCACGGTGGCGTTATCCCGTGGCTGTTCTCGGTGCTTCCGGCGATGCCCGCCTGGACCGGCGCGGTTCAGGGGCCACAGTTCCTTACCATCGCACTGACCTCGGCGATCAGCGGCGTCATCCTCATCGCGTACGCCTTCCGTCGCGCGTACGACTGGGAGCACATCTTCACCGACGACATCTTCCGCGGACTGCTCCTGTGGCTCGGCTTCTTCTGTCTGCTGTTCCTGTGGCTGCAGGTCCAGCAGGTGGTCAACGGCTCGTTCCTCGGCCCATCCGTCAACTCGGCCGCGACCGATGCCAAAATCGGCCACCCGGTCTATCTGGTTTCGATGGGGCTTGTCTCGGCGACGCTTGCGTACATCTTCGCACAGGCGATTCGCCCGTCGCTGTTTAGCAAGCCGCGGGCCATCGTCGCCGGCCTCGCAGTGCTGACCGGAACGTTCCTCGAGAAACTGCTGTTCGTCGTCGAGGGATTCTTGCACCCGACCTTCCACATCTACGCGGCGACGCCGGGCGAGTACTTCCCGAGTGTCATCGAGTGGCTCTCGCTGGTCGGCACCATCGGCATGGTCGTGTTGTTCTTCCTCTCGCTGTCGAAGATGGTTCCAGTCGTGG